A single region of the Musa acuminata AAA Group cultivar baxijiao chromosome BXJ1-11, Cavendish_Baxijiao_AAA, whole genome shotgun sequence genome encodes:
- the LOC135597583 gene encoding probable aquaporin TIP2-1: MVKLALGSLGDSFSGVSLKSYLAEFIATLLFVFAGVGSAIAYGKLTGGAALDPAGLVAVALAHGLALFVGVSMAANISGGHLNPAVTFGLAVGGHITILTGIFYWVAQLLGSTVACLLLKFVTGGLAVPTHGVAAGMSELEGVVMEVVITFALVYTVYATAADPKKGSLGTVAPIAIGFIVGANILAAGPFSGGSMNPARSFGPAVASGDFAGNWVYWVGPLIGGGLAGLIYGDIFIGSYQPVAAQDYP, translated from the exons ATGGTGAAGCTCGCATTAGGAAGCTTGGGTGACTCCTTCAGCGGAGTGTCTCTCAAGTCCTATTTGGCCGAGTTCATTGCCACTCTCCTGTTCGTGTTCGCTGGCGTCGGCTCCGCCATCGCTTATG GTAAGCTGACGGGTGGTGCAGCGCTGGACCCGGCGGGCCTGGTCGCCGTGGCCCTCGCGCATGGCTTGGCCCTCTTCGTCGGTGTCTCCATGGCAGCCAACATCTCCGGCGGCCACCTCAACCCGGCGGTCACCTTCGGCCTCGCCGTCGGTGGCCACATCACCATCCTCACCGGCATCTTCTACTGGGTCGCCCAGCTCCTCGGCTCCACCGTCGCTTGCCTCCTCCTCAAGTTCGTCACCGGCGGCTTG GCTGTTCCGACTCACGGCGTGGCGGCCGGCATGAGCGAGCTGGAAGGGGTGGTGATGGAGGTGGTGATCACCTTCGCGCTGGTGTACACGGTGTACGCGACGGCGGCGGACCCCAAGAAGGGGTCGCTGGGGACGGTGGCACCCATCGCGATCGGGTTCATCGTAGGGGCCAACATTCTGGCGGCCGGGCCATTCAGCGGCGGTTCCATGAACCCGGCGCGCTCCTTCGGCCCCGCGGTGGCCAGCGGAGACTTCGCCGGCAACTGGGTCTACTGGGTGGGGCCACTCATCGGCGGCGGACTGGCCGGGCTCATCTACGGTGACATCTTCATCGGCTCCTACCAGCCCGTAGCAGCTCAGGACTATCCTTGA